The Microbacterium sp. LWO12-1.2 genome includes a window with the following:
- a CDS encoding OsmC family peroxiredoxin: MPVTSEATTTWTGSLAEGSGTVAFSTSNLGTFPINWKARSEGSDTTTTPEELIAAAHASCFSMALSHALSENGTPPERVNTSASVTFKPGVGITGSHLNVNAVVPGLSPEAFQDIANEAKTGCPVSQALAGIEITLEATLA; this comes from the coding sequence ATGCCCGTCACCAGCGAAGCGACCACGACCTGGACCGGATCACTCGCAGAGGGTTCCGGCACCGTCGCGTTCTCGACGTCGAACCTCGGCACCTTTCCGATCAACTGGAAGGCACGCAGTGAGGGCAGCGACACCACCACGACTCCCGAAGAGCTCATCGCAGCCGCTCACGCCTCGTGCTTCAGCATGGCCCTGTCACATGCGCTGAGCGAGAACGGCACCCCGCCGGAGCGTGTGAACACCAGCGCTTCAGTCACCTTCAAGCCCGGTGTCGGCATCACGGGCAGCCACCTCAACGTCAACGCGGTCGTGCCAGGGCTCAGCCCGGAGGCGTTCCAGGACATCGCGAACGAAGCCAAGACCGGCTGCCCCGTGTCCCAGGCCCTCGCCGGGATCGAGATCACCTTGGAGGCGACGCTCGCCTGA
- a CDS encoding DUF4395 domain-containing protein, with protein MTTPAGIDPRGPRFAATITTLLLIVATFLGLVGISTAKLPGSWFAISPGFDFAFVAPNSWAVSAAPLLQRALDPGFLLAVVIALLFVWGVASPQTAPWGVLFRRVVRPRLSAPSELEDPRPPRFAQGVGLFVVTIGLILHLAGVPWALPIATGAAFVAAFLNAAFGLCLGCQLYLVLQRAGILGRAASTA; from the coding sequence ATGACCACTCCCGCCGGCATTGATCCGCGTGGTCCTCGTTTCGCCGCGACGATCACGACGCTGCTGCTGATCGTCGCGACATTCCTGGGACTGGTCGGCATCTCCACGGCGAAACTCCCCGGGAGCTGGTTCGCGATCTCCCCCGGCTTCGACTTTGCGTTCGTTGCCCCGAATTCGTGGGCGGTCAGCGCCGCACCTCTGCTGCAGCGGGCGCTCGACCCCGGCTTCCTCCTCGCCGTCGTGATCGCGCTCCTGTTCGTCTGGGGTGTGGCATCGCCGCAGACCGCACCGTGGGGAGTGCTCTTCCGTCGGGTCGTCCGCCCACGGCTCTCGGCACCCTCCGAGCTGGAAGATCCGCGCCCGCCGCGCTTCGCCCAGGGCGTGGGCCTCTTCGTCGTCACGATCGGCCTGATCCTGCACCTGGCCGGTGTGCCGTGGGCGTTGCCGATCGCCACGGGAGCGGCCTTCGTCGCCGCATTCCTCAACGCCGCGTTCGGGCTCTGCCTCGGCTGCCAGCTCTACCTGGTGCTGCAGCGCGCCGGGATCCTCGGACGAGCCGCCTCGACTGCCTGA
- a CDS encoding thioredoxin family protein, whose product MSPALALGIAAALIVLAVVIGVVQRRLDGRRRGGGALRFDARDAASGPLGSRATLVQFSTEMCTRCPQVRRMLHSYTEDHDGLTHVEVDLTHRPDLSARYRVLQTPTTFLIDNTGAVRARFHGVPHRHALTEALAAV is encoded by the coding sequence ATGTCGCCTGCGCTCGCCCTGGGAATCGCGGCAGCACTCATCGTGCTGGCCGTGGTGATCGGCGTGGTTCAGCGTCGCCTCGACGGTCGCCGACGTGGCGGGGGCGCACTGCGGTTCGACGCGCGCGATGCGGCATCGGGCCCACTCGGCTCCCGTGCGACGCTCGTGCAGTTCAGCACCGAGATGTGCACCCGGTGTCCGCAGGTGCGGCGAATGCTGCACAGCTACACGGAGGACCACGACGGTCTGACGCACGTCGAGGTCGACCTCACCCATCGTCCCGACCTCTCGGCACGGTACAGGGTTCTGCAGACGCCGACGACCTTCCTCATCGACAACACCGGCGCGGTCCGCGCACGGTTCCACGGTGTGCCCCACCGGCACGCCCTCACCGAGGCCCTCGCCGCCGTCTGA
- a CDS encoding thymidylate synthase: MSAAVPTPYEDLLRDVLESGTHKSDRTGTGTTSVFGRQIRFDLSQGFPLITTKRVHFKSIAYELLWFLRGDSNVRWLQDNGVTIWDEWADESGDLGPVYGVQWRSWPKPGGESIDQLSEVIEQIRRSPDSRRLIVSAWNPADIPDMALAPCHALFQFYVADGKLSCQLYQRSADLFLGVPFNIASYALLTLMVAQQVGLEPGDFVWTGGDCHIYDNHVDQVREQLSRDPYAYPTLRFARTPESIFDYAFDDFVVEDYQHHPAIRAAVAV, from the coding sequence ATGAGCGCAGCCGTCCCGACGCCGTATGAAGACCTGCTCCGTGACGTCCTCGAGAGCGGTACGCACAAGTCCGATCGGACGGGCACGGGCACGACCAGCGTGTTCGGTCGCCAGATCCGGTTCGACCTCTCGCAGGGCTTCCCCCTGATCACGACCAAGCGCGTGCACTTCAAGTCGATCGCGTACGAGTTGCTGTGGTTCCTCCGCGGTGATTCCAACGTCCGGTGGCTGCAGGACAACGGCGTCACGATCTGGGACGAATGGGCCGACGAATCCGGCGATCTCGGCCCGGTCTACGGTGTGCAGTGGCGCTCCTGGCCGAAGCCGGGCGGTGAGAGCATCGATCAGCTCTCCGAGGTCATCGAGCAGATCCGCCGCTCTCCCGATTCCCGCCGGCTCATCGTGTCGGCCTGGAATCCGGCCGACATCCCGGACATGGCGCTCGCGCCGTGCCATGCGCTGTTCCAGTTCTATGTGGCCGACGGCAAGCTCTCCTGCCAGCTCTACCAGCGCAGCGCAGACCTGTTCCTCGGTGTGCCGTTCAACATCGCCTCCTATGCGCTGCTCACGCTGATGGTCGCTCAGCAGGTCGGCCTCGAGCCCGGCGACTTCGTCTGGACCGGCGGCGACTGCCACATCTACGACAACCACGTCGATCAGGTGCGCGAGCAGTTGTCGCGTGACCCGTACGCCTACCCGACGCTCCGGTTCGCGCGCACGCCGGAGTCGATCTTCGACTACGCGTTCGACGACTTCGTGGTGGAGGACTACCAGCACCACCCGGCGATCCGTGCGGCGGTGGCGGTATGA
- a CDS encoding dihydrofolate reductase codes for MTWVGLIWAEADGGVIGAEGGMPWHVPEDLAHFKEVTLGAPVVMGRKTWDSLPERFRPLPGRQNIVITRQLHWSAEGAHRAATVAEAVRGLDKVWIIGGAEIFRQVIGDADRLEITELDLEVAGDAFAPSKAGWRLVDEGEWQTSRTGIRYRFLGYER; via the coding sequence ATGACCTGGGTCGGACTGATCTGGGCCGAGGCCGACGGAGGCGTCATCGGTGCCGAGGGCGGCATGCCATGGCATGTGCCGGAGGACCTCGCGCACTTCAAGGAAGTCACCCTGGGAGCCCCTGTCGTGATGGGGCGCAAGACCTGGGACTCTCTCCCTGAGCGCTTCCGCCCCCTCCCGGGGCGTCAGAACATCGTCATCACCCGCCAGCTGCACTGGAGCGCGGAAGGGGCGCACCGCGCCGCGACCGTCGCGGAGGCCGTGCGGGGGCTGGACAAGGTCTGGATCATCGGAGGAGCGGAGATCTTCCGTCAGGTGATCGGTGACGCCGACCGGCTCGAGATCACCGAGCTCGATCTGGAGGTCGCCGGTGACGCCTTCGCGCCGTCGAAGGCAGGATGGCGGCTCGTCGACGAGGGGGAGTGGCAGACGTCACGCACCGGTATCCGCTACCGCTTCCTGGGATACGAACGCTGA
- a CDS encoding SDR family NAD(P)-dependent oxidoreductase: MPTALITGASAGLGAEFARQLARRRADLILVARSADALEELAAELRSAHGVAVEVLTADLAVEADVARIADRLRDVSDPVDLLVNNAGFGLPLQFADNDIDDEVRHLRVHVEASMRLTHAALQTMRGRGGRIINVASVAGFISRSTYSACKAWLIGFSRWANAEYARDHVSVTALCPGFTHTSFHERMGLAVGEEGVPGVMWLNATDVVREGLRDAARGKAVSIPSWRYKAIVVLTRVLPSSLTSGVARRGRV; the protein is encoded by the coding sequence ATGCCGACCGCACTGATCACGGGGGCGAGCGCCGGGCTCGGCGCGGAGTTCGCGCGTCAACTCGCGCGTCGGAGGGCCGACCTCATCCTGGTCGCACGCTCCGCCGATGCGCTGGAGGAGCTGGCGGCGGAACTGCGCAGCGCTCACGGTGTCGCGGTCGAAGTACTCACGGCCGATCTCGCGGTCGAAGCCGATGTCGCGCGCATCGCAGACCGTCTGCGCGATGTGAGCGACCCCGTCGATCTGCTCGTCAACAACGCCGGCTTCGGCCTGCCTCTGCAGTTCGCCGACAACGACATCGACGACGAGGTGCGTCATCTGCGTGTGCACGTCGAGGCCTCGATGCGACTGACGCATGCCGCGCTGCAGACGATGCGTGGTCGCGGTGGTCGGATCATCAACGTGGCATCCGTCGCGGGATTCATCTCCCGGTCCACCTACTCTGCCTGCAAGGCCTGGTTGATCGGGTTCAGCCGCTGGGCCAATGCGGAATATGCGCGCGACCATGTGAGCGTCACCGCGCTGTGCCCGGGGTTCACCCACACGTCATTCCACGAGCGCATGGGTCTCGCCGTCGGCGAAGAGGGAGTCCCCGGGGTGATGTGGCTGAACGCCACCGACGTCGTACGGGAAGGTCTTCGTGACGCCGCTCGGGGCAAGGCTGTCTCGATCCCGTCCTGGCGGTACAAGGCGATCGTGGTGCTGACGCGTGTTCTGCCGAGTTCTCTCACCTCCGGCGTCGCACGCCGCGGACGCGTCTGA
- the dapA gene encoding 4-hydroxy-tetrahydrodipicolinate synthase — protein MTHSGNPFGQVLVALVTPMTADGEVDWPAVEKHIDDVITAGADGIVVTGTTGETSTLTDPEKLKLVEVGKSVSAGRAKIITGGGSNETAHAIELYKASEKAGADGIMIVTPYYNKPTQAGILTHFRLVADATDLPVILYDIPGRTGVPIKYETILRLAKHPNILAVKDAKGDFSEVSRVLNQTDLMYFSGDDANVLPHLAIGATGLIGVTANITATPYRTIIDAVNRGDLATATAEHKRLEPLVRAVMTHVPGTVAAKYILHGLGRISSPRVRLPLVGPEEWEAALIEDELDLVNSVAGADFSNFRPDRNAAAGGALPKVHGTTR, from the coding sequence ATGACGCACTCGGGCAACCCTTTCGGACAGGTTCTCGTCGCGCTCGTCACTCCGATGACGGCCGACGGTGAAGTCGATTGGCCCGCCGTCGAGAAGCACATCGATGACGTCATCACCGCGGGTGCGGACGGCATCGTCGTGACGGGAACGACCGGCGAGACCTCCACGCTGACCGACCCGGAGAAGCTCAAGCTCGTCGAGGTCGGCAAGTCGGTCTCGGCGGGAAGGGCGAAGATCATCACGGGCGGCGGATCGAACGAGACCGCGCACGCGATCGAGCTCTACAAGGCCAGCGAGAAGGCCGGCGCCGACGGCATCATGATCGTCACTCCCTACTACAACAAGCCCACGCAGGCGGGCATCCTCACGCACTTCCGGCTCGTCGCCGACGCCACCGACCTTCCGGTCATCCTTTATGACATCCCCGGCCGTACGGGCGTGCCCATCAAGTACGAGACGATCCTGCGCCTGGCCAAGCACCCGAACATCCTCGCCGTGAAGGACGCCAAGGGCGACTTCTCCGAGGTGAGTCGCGTGCTCAACCAGACGGATCTGATGTACTTCTCGGGCGACGACGCGAACGTGCTGCCGCACCTGGCGATCGGAGCGACTGGTCTCATCGGTGTCACCGCGAACATCACAGCCACGCCCTACCGCACGATCATCGATGCGGTGAATCGGGGCGATCTCGCGACGGCGACCGCCGAGCACAAGCGGCTCGAGCCCCTGGTCCGCGCCGTGATGACGCACGTGCCCGGAACCGTCGCGGCCAAGTACATCCTGCACGGGCTGGGGCGCATCTCGAGCCCGCGAGTCCGGCTGCCCCTCGTCGGCCCCGAAGAGTGGGAAGCGGCGCTCATCGAGGACGAACTCGACCTCGTGAACAGCGTCGCCGGCGCCGACTTCTCCAACTTCCGCCCCGACCGCAATGCGGCTGCGGGCGGCGCCCTGCCGAAGGTGCACGGCACGACGCGCTGA
- a CDS encoding ribonuclease J produces the protein MSIPIAEPAPLEEGTLRVTPLGGLAEIGRNMTMFEYDGKILIVDCGVLFPEEHQPGVDLILPDFEPLRDRLDDIVGVVLTHGHEDHIGAVPYLLRLKSDIPLIGSTLTLALVEAKLKEHRIKAFTLTVKEGQEERVGPFDLEFVAVNHSIPDALAVAIRTPAGLVLATGDFKMDQLPLDGRITDLRAFSRLGEEGVDLFLVDSTNADVPGFTPTERSIGPVLDQVIGKAPRRVIVASFSSHVHRVQQVLDAAHAHGRRVAFLGRSMVRNMTIAEQLGYLKVPDGLLIDFKKARDLPDEQIVYMSTGSQGEPMAVLSRMANMDHAIEVSEGDTVILASSLIPGNENAVYRVIDGLTKLGANVVHKANAKVHVSGHAAAGELIYCYNILKPKNVLPVHGEYRHLIANAKLAQDTGIPAERTIIASNGTVIDLKDGDVRVVGQLDLGFVYVDGSTVGEITDADLKDRRILAEEGFISVIVVVDAATGRIISGPEIHARGVAEDDSVFDDVTPKIVAALKEAAGNGVRDTHSLSQVVRRTIGRWVNQRLRRRPMIVPLVIEA, from the coding sequence ATGTCCATCCCCATCGCAGAACCTGCCCCTCTCGAAGAGGGAACGCTCCGCGTCACACCGCTCGGTGGCCTCGCCGAGATCGGTCGCAACATGACCATGTTCGAGTACGACGGCAAGATCCTGATCGTCGACTGCGGTGTGCTCTTCCCTGAGGAGCACCAGCCCGGTGTCGACCTGATCCTCCCGGACTTCGAGCCGCTCCGCGACCGCCTGGACGACATCGTCGGTGTCGTGCTCACGCATGGACACGAGGACCACATCGGAGCGGTGCCCTACCTGCTCCGACTGAAGAGCGACATCCCGCTGATCGGCTCCACGCTCACGCTCGCGCTGGTCGAGGCCAAGCTCAAGGAGCACCGCATCAAGGCTTTCACCCTCACGGTGAAAGAAGGCCAGGAGGAGCGGGTCGGCCCGTTCGACCTCGAGTTCGTGGCTGTCAACCACTCGATCCCCGATGCCCTCGCCGTCGCGATCCGCACGCCCGCCGGACTGGTGCTGGCCACCGGCGACTTCAAGATGGATCAGCTGCCCCTCGATGGCCGTATCACGGACCTGCGCGCATTCTCGCGCCTCGGTGAGGAAGGTGTCGACCTGTTCCTGGTCGACTCGACCAACGCCGACGTCCCCGGCTTCACGCCGACCGAACGCTCGATCGGTCCCGTGCTCGACCAGGTCATCGGCAAAGCCCCTCGGCGCGTGATCGTCGCGAGCTTCTCCAGCCACGTCCATCGTGTGCAGCAGGTCCTCGACGCCGCTCACGCGCATGGCCGCCGAGTCGCGTTCCTCGGACGCAGCATGGTGCGCAACATGACCATCGCCGAGCAGCTGGGCTACCTCAAGGTGCCAGACGGGCTCCTGATCGACTTCAAGAAGGCGCGCGACCTGCCCGATGAGCAGATCGTCTACATGTCCACCGGTTCGCAGGGCGAGCCGATGGCGGTGCTGAGCCGCATGGCGAACATGGATCACGCGATCGAGGTCAGCGAGGGCGACACGGTCATCCTCGCGTCCAGCCTCATTCCGGGCAATGAGAACGCGGTCTACCGCGTGATCGACGGGCTGACCAAGCTCGGCGCCAACGTCGTGCACAAGGCGAACGCGAAGGTGCATGTGTCCGGGCACGCCGCGGCCGGCGAGCTGATCTACTGCTACAACATCTTGAAGCCGAAGAACGTCCTTCCGGTGCACGGGGAGTACCGCCACCTGATCGCCAACGCGAAGCTGGCGCAGGACACCGGGATTCCCGCCGAGCGCACGATCATCGCCTCGAACGGCACCGTGATCGACCTCAAGGACGGCGACGTGCGCGTCGTCGGACAGCTCGACCTCGGCTTCGTCTACGTCGACGGCTCCACGGTCGGCGAGATCACCGACGCCGACCTCAAGGATCGTCGCATCCTCGCGGAGGAGGGCTTCATCTCCGTGATCGTCGTGGTGGATGCCGCGACGGGACGCATCATCTCCGGGCCGGAGATCCACGCACGCGGAGTCGCAGAGGACGACTCGGTCTTCGACGACGTCACCCCGAAGATCGTGGCTGCTCTCAAGGAGGCCGCCGGCAACGGTGTCAGGGACACGCACTCGCTCTCGCAGGTCGTCCGTCGCACGATCGGTCGCTGGGTCAACCAGCGACTGCGTCGTCGTCCGATGATCGTGCCGCTCGTCATCGAGGCCTGA
- a CDS encoding GNAT family N-acetyltransferase, with amino-acid sequence MLTGFSIRQAEQADAVFLGDMLVEAANWRAGGVRPRHEVLTSDDHRRYIAGWKRSADDGLVAIDSDGIPIGASWFRMLPQNEPGFGFVAVSVPELIVGVHPLWRARGVGRMLLRGVVQLAGAHGHARISLSVERDNFARSLYRSEGFTVSAQGLLRDTMVRRTG; translated from the coding sequence ATGTTGACGGGATTCTCGATACGGCAGGCGGAGCAGGCCGACGCCGTCTTCCTCGGCGACATGCTCGTGGAGGCCGCGAACTGGCGAGCCGGGGGAGTGCGGCCCCGTCATGAGGTGCTGACCTCCGACGACCACCGTCGGTACATCGCGGGCTGGAAGCGCTCGGCCGACGACGGGCTGGTGGCGATCGACTCCGACGGCATCCCGATCGGTGCCTCCTGGTTCCGGATGCTTCCGCAGAACGAACCGGGATTCGGTTTCGTCGCGGTGTCCGTGCCGGAGCTGATCGTCGGTGTCCATCCGCTGTGGCGGGCGCGAGGCGTCGGGCGGATGCTGCTGCGCGGGGTCGTCCAGCTGGCGGGCGCTCACGGCCATGCCCGTATCTCGCTGAGCGTCGAGCGCGACAACTTCGCGCGCAGTCTGTACCGATCCGAAGGCTTCACGGTCTCGGCGCAGGGTCTGCTGCGTGACACGATGGTTCGCCGTACCGGGTGA